Proteins encoded together in one Lathyrus oleraceus cultivar Zhongwan6 chromosome 5, CAAS_Psat_ZW6_1.0, whole genome shotgun sequence window:
- the LOC127085798 gene encoding F-box protein SKIP5 isoform X1, which produces MTVMENNKEQLKKCQRKRTSSSCYSRINNLDDGCLMHIFSFLSPIPDRFNTALVCHRWNYLACHPRLWLRVDRSVKDLSEPGVFPNIETAVSASRHVKPGDTILIAAGGTHRVANIQINKPLCLIGAGEIPDDTMLTCSRGSDSALEFLSTCKLSNLTVKAELGCCLLHRSGRLIIDGCLLQCESNPLDFLSCPIVSTACSSEVLPSQTKCNNGVFVSQTRIEGGAKAVLTSGDLALQRVRVVYARTSLLFWFDVEEMLSN; this is translated from the exons ATGACGGTAATGGAAAATAATAAGGAACAGTTGAAAAAGTGTCAAAGGAAAAGAACCTCTTCCTCTTGTTACTCTCGTATCAACAATCTTGATGATGGTTGTCTTATGCATATCTTCAGTTTCCTATCCCCTATTCCAG ATCGCTTTAATACCGCCCTCGTTTGCCACAGATGGAATTACTTGGCGTGTCATCCTCGGCTCTGGCTTCGGGTAGATCGATCGGTTAAAGACTTATCTGAACCTGGTGTTTTCCCAAACATTGAAACTGCGGTTTCTGCTTCAAGGCATGTCAA GCCGGGTGATACCATTTTAATAGCAGCTGGTGGAACTCATCGCGTGGCGAACATTCAAATAAATAAACCACTCTGCTTG ATTGGTGCAGGTGAAATTCCAGATGACACGATGCTCACTTGTTCGCGAGGCTCAGACAG TGCACTCGAGTTCCTTTCCACCTGCAAATTATCAAACTTAACCGTGAAGGCCGAGCTCGGTTGCTGCTTGCTTCATCGAAGCGGAAGGCTGATCATAGACGGATGCTTACTCCAATGCGAGTCCAACCCTCTCGATTTTCTCTCATGTCCCATCGTAAGTACCGCCTGCAGCAGCGAGGTGCTTCCGTCACAAACCAAGTGCAACAACGGCGTATTTGTTTCTCAGACTCGCATTGAAGGAGGCGCGAAAGCCGTTTTGACGAGCGGAGATCTGGCGTTGCAGCGAGTGAGAGTGGTTTATGCAAGAACTTCTCTTCTTTTCTGGTTTGATGTAGAGGAGATGTTATCAAATTGA
- the LOC127085798 gene encoding F-box protein SKIP5 isoform X2, whose translation MTVMENNKEQLKKCQRKRTSSSCYSRINNLDDGCLMHIFSFLSPIPDRFNTALVCHRWNYLACHPRLWLRVDRSVKDLSEPGVFPNIETAVSASRPGDTILIAAGGTHRVANIQINKPLCLIGAGEIPDDTMLTCSRGSDSALEFLSTCKLSNLTVKAELGCCLLHRSGRLIIDGCLLQCESNPLDFLSCPIVSTACSSEVLPSQTKCNNGVFVSQTRIEGGAKAVLTSGDLALQRVRVVYARTSLLFWFDVEEMLSN comes from the exons ATGACGGTAATGGAAAATAATAAGGAACAGTTGAAAAAGTGTCAAAGGAAAAGAACCTCTTCCTCTTGTTACTCTCGTATCAACAATCTTGATGATGGTTGTCTTATGCATATCTTCAGTTTCCTATCCCCTATTCCAG ATCGCTTTAATACCGCCCTCGTTTGCCACAGATGGAATTACTTGGCGTGTCATCCTCGGCTCTGGCTTCGGGTAGATCGATCGGTTAAAGACTTATCTGAACCTGGTGTTTTCCCAAACATTGAAACTGCGGTTTCTGCTTCAAG GCCGGGTGATACCATTTTAATAGCAGCTGGTGGAACTCATCGCGTGGCGAACATTCAAATAAATAAACCACTCTGCTTG ATTGGTGCAGGTGAAATTCCAGATGACACGATGCTCACTTGTTCGCGAGGCTCAGACAG TGCACTCGAGTTCCTTTCCACCTGCAAATTATCAAACTTAACCGTGAAGGCCGAGCTCGGTTGCTGCTTGCTTCATCGAAGCGGAAGGCTGATCATAGACGGATGCTTACTCCAATGCGAGTCCAACCCTCTCGATTTTCTCTCATGTCCCATCGTAAGTACCGCCTGCAGCAGCGAGGTGCTTCCGTCACAAACCAAGTGCAACAACGGCGTATTTGTTTCTCAGACTCGCATTGAAGGAGGCGCGAAAGCCGTTTTGACGAGCGGAGATCTGGCGTTGCAGCGAGTGAGAGTGGTTTATGCAAGAACTTCTCTTCTTTTCTGGTTTGATGTAGAGGAGATGTTATCAAATTGA